The Acidithiobacillus thiooxidans ATCC 19377 DNA window ATTGGCTGGGGTCTGATTACCTCCAAGACCATTGAAGGCATTACCCGTCAACCCGAAATGCGTCCCCAGTTGTTGGTGAATACCTTCATTTTTGCCGGCTTGATGGAATCTTTCCCCTTCATCATTCTGGCCTTCGGTTTCTGGTTCCTCTTCGCCAACCCGTTCCTGGGCTGATGCGGGCCCGGTTGATCCGGCCCTCTTGCAAGTGAGGTAGTCATGAATCCAGTAGGTATCAATGGAACACTGATCATACAGCTGATCACCTTCGTCATTTTGGTGGTGTTGTTGTACAAGTATATGTATGGTCCCCTGCGTAAGGTAATGGACGCCCGCCGCGCGAAAATCGCTGACGGGCTGGCCGCTGCTGAACGTGGTAAGGAAGAAATGGCCCTGGCCCAGAAACGCGCTGCAGAAATGCTGCGGGAGGCCAAGGACAAGGCGGCAGAGATTATTGCCAACGCCGAGCGTCGTGGTGTGGAGCTGCGTGAAGAAGCTCAGGTCAAGGCCCGTGAGGAAGCCGACCGGATTATTGCCGGAGCCCGTGCAGAAATTGATGTGGAAACCAACCGGGCCCGTGAAGTCCTGCGTGGTCAGGTGGTGGAGCTGGTGGTCGACGGCACCCAGCGTATTCTGCATCGTGAAATTGATCAGAATGCCCATCGCGACATCATCGACCGTATGGTCGGCCAACTGTGAGGATCTGAAATGGCAGATCTGATCACGGTGGCGCGACCCTACGCCGAGGCGCTTTACGGGCTGGCCAAAGAGTCTGGTCAGCAACAGGCTTGGGCAGACGCTTTGCAGGTGCTTACCGCCATGGTTGCAGACGACCAGGCCCAGGCATTTTTGAATGACCCTGAACGCCCGGAAGCGGACAAGGTGGCCTTGCTCGCCGCCGCTCCTGTTACTCTGGAACAGTCGGGCTGGCAGGCCTTTCTGACTCTTCTGGTGCATAACGATCGCTGGGCAGCGGCAGCAGAAATTGCCGTCCTCTTCGCTGAGGCTCTGCGCCATGACGAAGGCATTGTCGACGTTCTGGTAACCAGTGCGGTGGCTATGGACGCGCAGCAGAAAAGCTCGGTTCAGGCGGCGCTTGAACAGCGTTTCAGCGGTCGCAAAGTCGCTTTTCGTGAGTCGGTAGATGCCTCGCTGATTGGCGGTCTCGTAATTCATACGGGTGATCTCACCATAGATGCTTCCGTGCGTGGACAAGTGCAGCAACTTGCCCGAACCCTTCGCAGCTAAAGTCTTGAGGAACAAAGTATGCAACAACTGAATCCATCGGAAATCAGTGACCTGATCCGCGCACGCATCGCTGGCTTTGAAGGCCGTGTCGAGACGCGCTCCCAGGGCACTATCATCAGCCTGAGCGACGGTATCCTGCGCATTCACGGTCTGGAAGACGTCATGTATGGCGAGATGCTTGAACTTCCCGGCGGGCGCTATGCGCTGGCCATGAATCTGGAGCAGGACAATGTCGGTGCCGTGGTACTGGGAGAATTCTCCGGCCTTGAAGAAGGTGGCATTGTTAAATGCACCGGCAAGGTCATGCAGGTTCCTATCGGCAAGGAATTACTGGGTCGTGTGGTCAATGCCCTGGGACAGCCCATTGATGGCAAAGGCCCGGTAGATGCCAAGGAATTTGACGTTCTCGAAAAAATCGCGCCCGGCGTGGTGGATCGTCAAAGTGTGGACGAGCCCATGCAGACCGGCGTCAAATCCATTGATGCCATGGTACCGGTGGGACGCGGACAGCGCGAACTGATCATTGGTGACCGCCAGACCGGCAAGACTGCTGTGGCAGTGGATG harbors:
- the atpE gene encoding F0F1 ATP synthase subunit C; the protein is MDAHTIIVAATAIAVGIIFGAAGLGSAIGWGLITSKTIEGITRQPEMRPQLLVNTFIFAGLMESFPFIILAFGFWFLFANPFLG
- a CDS encoding F0F1 ATP synthase subunit delta, whose translation is MADLITVARPYAEALYGLAKESGQQQAWADALQVLTAMVADDQAQAFLNDPERPEADKVALLAAAPVTLEQSGWQAFLTLLVHNDRWAAAAEIAVLFAEALRHDEGIVDVLVTSAVAMDAQQKSSVQAALEQRFSGRKVAFRESVDASLIGGLVIHTGDLTIDASVRGQVQQLARTLRS
- the atpF gene encoding F0F1 ATP synthase subunit B, giving the protein MNPVGINGTLIIQLITFVILVVLLYKYMYGPLRKVMDARRAKIADGLAAAERGKEEMALAQKRAAEMLREAKDKAAEIIANAERRGVELREEAQVKAREEADRIIAGARAEIDVETNRAREVLRGQVVELVVDGTQRILHREIDQNAHRDIIDRMVGQL